From the Lolium rigidum isolate FL_2022 chromosome 2, APGP_CSIRO_Lrig_0.1, whole genome shotgun sequence genome, one window contains:
- the LOC124688231 gene encoding purine permease 3-like — protein sequence MEIEIPTQHRAQQQARKVKASAWHELPIAAAKSLRRDPLLAVNFLLLVVGTACGPLLLRAYFVRGGTRKWLSSLLQTAGWPLLLLPLCFSFLSRRQRRQDAAVFLITPRLLVASVVVGLMSGADNFLYAYSQAYLPVSTSSILISTQLAFTAVFALLLVRHRFTGSALNAIVLLSVGAAMLGLDAGGDRPPGVTGPQYHAGFGMALGAAALYGLMLPVMELSQAWHAARAGAAALTYTLVVEMQVVIGLTATAFCAVGMLVNKDFQAIPGEARRFELGEAGYYLLLVGTAAVYQCFCLGTIGAIFYGSALLAGVIITVLIPVTEVLAVVFFHERFSATKGIALGLSLWGLASYFYGEVRAKAPDTQQKSSPDCEN from the exons ATGGAGATCGAAATCCCAACCCAGCACCGCGCGCAGCAGCAAGCTCGCAAGGTTAAGGCCAGCGCATGGCATGAGCTCCCGATCGCCGCCGCCAAGTCCCTCCGCCGCGACCCCCTCCTCGCCGTCAACTTCCTGCTCTTGGTCGTCGGCACGGCGTGCGgcccgctcctcctccgcgcctACTTCGTCCGCGGCGGCACACGCAAGTGGCTCTCCAGCCTGCTCCAGACCGCCGGCtggccgctcctcctcctgccgctctgcttctccttcctctcccgccGCCAGCGACGCCAGGACGCCGCCGTCTTCCTGATCACGCCCCGCCTCCTCGTCGCGTCCGTTGTCGTGGGCCTCATGAGCGGCGCCGATAACTTCCTCTACGCCTACAGCCAGGCCTACCTCCCGGTGTCCACCTCCTCCATCCTCATCTCCACGCAGCTCGCCTTCACGGCGGTCTTCGCCCTGCTGCTCGTGCGCCACCGCTTCACGGGCTCCGCGTTGAACGCCATCGTGCTGCTCAGCGTCGGCGCCGCCATGCTGGGGCTGGACGCCGGAGGGGACCGGCCGCCGGGGGTGACGGGGCCTCAGTACCACGCCGGGTTCGGCATGGCGCTGGGCGCCGCGGCGCTCTACGGCCTCATGCTGCCAGTCATGGAGCTCAGCCAGGCGTGGCACGCCGCGCGCGCCGGCGCGGCCGCCCTCACGTACACGCTCGTCGTGGAGATGCAGGTCGTCATCGGGCTCACGGCCACGGCGTTCTGCGCCGTCGGCATGCTCGTCAACAAAGATTTCCAG GCAATTCCAGGAGAAGCCAGGCGGTTCGAGCTCGGCGAGGCGGGCTACTACCTACTGTTGGTCGGCACAGCCGCCGTGTACCAGTGCTTCTGCCTGGGCACGATCGGCGCCATCTTCTACGGCTCGGCGCTGCTCGCCGGAGTCATCATCACCGTGCTCATTCCGGTGACTGAGGTCCTCGCCGTTGTTTTCTTCCACGAACGTTTTAGCGCCACCAAAGGCATCGCTCTCGGGCTCTCGCTCTGGGGCCTCGCCTCGTATTTCTACGGCGAGGTGCGGGCCAAGGCCCCGGATACACAACAAAAGTCAAGTCCTGATTGCGAAAATTAA